Proteins encoded in a region of the Marmota flaviventris isolate mMarFla1 chromosome 3, mMarFla1.hap1, whole genome shotgun sequence genome:
- the Rtl6 gene encoding retrotransposon Gag-like protein 6: protein MVQPQTSKAESTASAASANAQMDDVIDTLTSLRLTNSALRREASTLRAEKANLTNMLESVMAELTLLRTRARIPGALQITPPISAISSNGTRPMTTPPTSLPEPFSGDPGQLAGFLMQMDRFMIFQASRFPGEAERVAFLVSRLTGEAEKWAIPHMQPDSPLRNNYQGFLAELRRTYKSPLRHARRAQIRKTSASNRAVRERQMLCRQLAAAGTGPCPVHPASNGTSPAPALPTRARNL, encoded by the coding sequence ATGGTCCAGCCGCAGACCTCCAAAGCTGAAAGCACGGCCTCGGCAGCTTCTGCAAACGCCCAGATGGATGACGTGATCGACACCCTGACCTCCCTGCGCCTCACCAACTCTGCGCTGAGGCGGGAGGCCTCCACGCTGCGGGCGGAGAAGGCCAACCTCACCAACATGCTGGAGAGCGTGATGGCCGAGCTGACCTTGCTGCGCACCAGGGCGCGCATCCCCGGGGCTCTGCAGATCACCCCGCCCATCTCTGCGATCAGCTCCAACGGGACCCGACCCATGACCACACCTCCAACTTCTCTGCCAGAGCCCTTTTCTGGAGACCCAGGCCAGTTGGCGGGGTTCCTGATGCAGATGGACAGATTCATGATCTTCCAGGCCTCCCGCTTTCCGGGTGAGGCCGAGCGAGTGGCCTTCCTTGTGTCCCGACTGACAGGGGAGGCAGAGAAGTGGGCCATTCCCCACATGCAGCCAGACAGCCCCTTGCGAAACAACTATCAGGGCTTCCTGGCCGAGTTGCGGAGAACCTACAAGTCCCCGCTGAGGCATGCGCGGCGCGCCCAAATCAGGAAGACTTCCGCCTCCAACAGGGCCGTGCGCGAGCGCCAGATGCTGTGCCGACAACTGGCCGCAGCGGGAACCGGGCCCTGCCCTGTGCATCCGGCCTCCAACGGGACCAGTCCAGCGCCAGCCCTGCCCACCCGAGCCCGGAACCTTTAG